Proteins from one Megalops cyprinoides isolate fMegCyp1 chromosome 11, fMegCyp1.pri, whole genome shotgun sequence genomic window:
- the obsl1b gene encoding obscurin-like protein 1 isoform X4, whose protein sequence is MDVFGGAPRFLAYPRPVVVQSGTDAALKCQIGGDPRPAVIWERNNEQIHPQGRYRLFEDGNVYNLIISGVTSEDSGQYICKAKNSIGETYAAATLKVEGEAQEQELREENKPRFLIKPLSTRVGRGEDAVFSCKLWGKPLPEVVWEKDGKRLNEIFESTHFSVGYQDGGWFQLKIFKTRAPDGGVYTCKAKNEFGEGLAGAVLLVDAGPGHEEESTRNGYANGHWKPQQGKQRGGRQVAMRQREDPLPNSAKVKMFAVTEGKHAKFRCYVTGKPKPEIIWRKDGRVIMSGRRYLLYEDREGYFTLKVLYCKQQDNGVYVCAASNTAGQTLSAVHLSVKEPLVRFKQPLSDLEVFERDLAILECEVPEDSVPITWYLEDRRLQPGAKYGMEEWGTKRRLTIRDIGADDDGIYLCEMADGGRSIAEVAVKGTIVRKLPRKVDVLEGENAAFCVEVEEEEMEIHWYKDGIELRETHQTIIKSFGKTHILVFVNTSPQDSGKVTFIVGRSKTSSQLRVKAARHSPPSCPVGVQINTERTNAVLLSWVPAHDSRKNPPSGYVLERQEVGSQEWLQCLTTDSATSVEILGDSVPCEADYRFRICSVNKYGRSGHVEFPRAAHLVPVAKIQTPLQDALVPEGQDATFSIELSASVIGTWFLNGKQLQEDDRFTMRRSRTHHSLRIRGVRDTDNGAEITFIACGVRDSAALYIQAPLVKFTPLSEMDRNKFVEVGNPIVLYCELSDPAVPVHWYKNGVELHTVEGLNIQSEGNMRRIVIQSAEFSHSGVYSCDAIDDVIRFNVEVEAPPVRFTALPEVEKSKSIEAGCPIVLHCEISDPNAQVSWYKDGTKLFPQTGIEIQSEGSGRTLVVPSAEFFHSGVYSCKTKGDAIQFKVDIKAPPVRFTALPEVEKSKSIEAGCPIVLHCEISDPNAQVCWHKEGIQLLPQTGIDIQSDGIMKTLIVKSAKLSDAGVYCCTTTDDTIQFNVEVKAPPVRFTALPEVEKSKSIEAGCPIVLHCEISDPNAQVSWYKDGIQLYPETGLDIQSEGVRRTLFIQSAELSHAGVYSCKTTNDAIQFKVDIKAELSHSGLYSCEVSDDTIQSNVDVKAPSLRFSEGEKNTATEEVFPVALSSELSDTTAKVTCYKDGIKSLPQTGPYIQSEGTTRRLPVQSAEPPQLRQYICGADEDAIAFKVDVEAPSENFTLLPEGDKDKFIEAGCPAVEPCELSDPTAGVSWHKNGTKLPQNGIEIQPEGTTRRLALQPANLSRAGLYSCETMEDAKQFHADVKAPPARFSPLPEVEKKRSTEAGCPIVLPCETSESTAQVCWYKDGIEILPQTSTDIQSDGIKGSLDVQQAELSDSEVHSVETKDDDTQFNVDTEAPSVRFKELPEDERNKSIEAGCPIVLHCEITDPNAQVSWYKDGIEIVPQTGTEIQSDGHVRGLVVQSAELSHSGVYSCSIADEVLMFKVDVQAPPVTFAEIPEEEVHKSVVELDPLVLRCEVSRPDATALWYKDGVEMQPSSNITIQADSSTRRLIIRSTQLSDSGTYTCRAGDSALMFKVNVREPPVMIVYPKEDVHLDRHVSEEIVLSCELSRTNGTVHWYKDGQKLQESQNIKLKSEGPYRRLKILHGGIEDSGEYVCDTADDSIFFQLNITEPPVRIVSPSQSQMELCQQTSERMVLSCEISRPNATVRWYRDGLEVEENDNLILEVDGVYRRLIIPETTVQDSAEYVCDTADDSVTFFVNIAEPPVRFVRPRKMASSVESFVGGPVVLECEVSRSNAEVSWKKDSEEMEESSNVTIIEEGIFRQLTIHSCTLEDSGQYICDAKDDVMDFHVKVTEPPVKILRKKELKTEQQFLASDDIILECELSRENGIVQWRKDSQKIVEGEHICIEEEGAFRSLVILNADLTDAGEYVCDAKDDNIVFHVTVQEPPVTIIGNSESPENHSLLVGDDLILACELSRPNATVEWYCNGKPLSSDPRAHIDSYGTVRKLILKGLQSSDSGTYICDAIDDKMITMVKVQEPAVKFVNKQEVNLITGYEKESVTLSVTVSRENATVRWMKDWIELTGERFHTRVEGNTHFFTIDPLQRSDSGEYTCDANTDEMHFSLLVKEMRVKFVRPLEDTVAHKDSMVTLRCELCRAKGDVLWLKDGVEISPGRRIAIRADGPERSLTIHRLTPEDAGEYACESKDDRTSAVLRVEMPRIVEFIAELHNTTVLEGEDATFKCVVSPEDVQLVWKMDGEHIFPSEKFRMSSNGLCHMLHILNCNVTDTSKVTAEAEGVVSKANLQVQEAQVLFTKKMESVVSEEYGEATLEVEVSPESGEVQWMRQGVVIQPGPKFTLKQNGRKRSLTVHNLTLSDRGTYRCETLHDRTQGKLSVEPRKITIRRGLNPIDTFERDTASFEVELSHSNVEGVWQKDGIRIKPNNHWRTSANGCVHSLTLSNLTLEDTSTITFSAESVKTSARLTVRETPVTILKKLEDLYIPEGTTASIECELSRQNVDVKWLKNGVEMKPSKNHRIYSMGRKRFVQILKCDLSDSGIYTCDAGDINTYCSLEVSEREVEIVQGLEDLDIQEDQNAVFMCEVSLEDVPGEWFKNGDKIRPTSTIKIRQEGTKHFLLMCNVRAEDSGEIKFVAKQAESTAYLEVEELPVSIVKPLRDKTALEKHRVIMECTVSNPRCSIRWYKGSNVILPSERFEICSEGCNRKLVIQQVALEDEGTYSVQVGEHTSSARLMVEAQLLQMVRELVDVEVTEPEEACFECEVSVPVSKAPGWSLNGETLQPGPDVRVENLGRVHRLTLRNTSVDMSGIVKFTSGKAKSSARLNVTSN, encoded by the exons ATGGATGTGTTTGGCGGTGCGCCCCGCTTCCTGGCCTACCCCCGCCCTGTGGTCGTTCAGAGCGGCACCGACGCCGCCCTAAAATGCCAGATCGGAGGGGACCCCCGGCCGGCCGTCATCTGGGAACGGAACAACGAGCAGATCCACCCCCAGGGCCGGTACCGCCTGTTTGAGGACGGAAACGTCTATAATCTCATCATCTCTGGGGTGACCTCGGAGGACAGCGGCCAGTACATCTGCAAGGCCAAGAACAGCATCGGGGAGACGTATGCGGCGGCGACGCTGAAGGTGGAGGGAGAGGcacaggagcaggagctgcGGGAGGAGAACAAGCCGCGCTTCCTCATCAAGCCCCTCTCCACCCGCGTGGGCCGCGGCGAGGATGCCGTCTTCTCCTGCAAACTGTGGGGAAAGCCCCTGCCCGAGGTGGTCTGGGAGAAGGACGGCAAGAGACTCAACGAAATCTTCGAGAGCACGCACTTCAGCGTGGGCTACCAGGACGGGGGCTGGTTTCAGCTGAAGATCTTCAAGACCCGAGCGCCCGACGGCGGGGTGTACACCTGCAAGGCCAAGAACGAGTTTGGGGAGGGGCTGGCGGGGGCCGTGCTGCTCGTCGACGCCGGGCCGGGCCACGAGGAGGAGAGCACTCGGAACGGGTACGCCAACGGCCACTGGAAACCTcaacagggaaaacagagaggggggcggCAGGTAGCCATGCGGCAGAGGGAGGATCCCCTCCCCAACTCCgccaaagtgaaaatgtttgccGTGACCGAGGGCAAACACGCCAAGTTCCGCTGCTACGTGACGGGAAAGCCTAAACCAGAGATAATCTGGAGGAAAGACGGCAGGGTGATCATGTCTGGGAGGCGTTACCTGCTATATGAAGACCGAGAGGGTTACTTCACACTCAAAGTACTCTACTGCAAGCAACAGGACAATGGAGTTTATGTTTGCGCAGCATCCAACACGGCGGGACAGACGCTCAGCGCTGTTCACCTCTCTGTCAAAG AGCCACTAGTACGCTTTAAGCAGCCTCTTAGTGACCTGGAAGTGTTTGAGAGGGACCTGGCCATCCTGGAGTGTGAGGTCCCAGAGGACTCTGTCCCCATCACATGGTACTTGGAGGACCGCAGGTTACAGCCAGGAGCCAAGTACGGGATGGAGGAGTGGGGGACAAAACGACGCCTCACTATTCGTGACATCGGAGCGGATGATGACGGTATCTACCTGTGCGAGATGGCAGACGGTGGGAGGAGCATCGCAGAGGTGGCTGTCAAAG GTACAATAGTACGCAAGCTTCCACGTAAGGTAGACGTCCTCGAGGGGGAAAATGCCGCCTTTTGTGTGGAGGTAGAGGAGGAAGAAATGGAAATACACTGGTATAAAGATGGGATTGAGCTGCGAGAGACCCACCAGACAATCATAAAATCCTTCGGAAAAACTCACATTCTTGTCTTTGTCAACACCTCACCCCAAGACTCTGGCAAGGTGACCTTCATTGTGGGCAGATCCAAGACTTCCTCTCAGCTCAGGGTCAAAG CGGCTAGGCATAGCCCACCCAGTTGTCCGGTTGGTGTGCAGATTAACACTGAACGGACCAACGCTGTCCTCCTCTCCTGGGTCCCAGCACACGACTCGCGTAAGAACCCTCCTTCGGGATACGTGCTGGAGAGGCAGGAGGTGGGCTCCCAGGAGTGGCTGCAGTGCCTCACCACAGATTCGGCCACCTCAGTGGAGATTCTGGGGGACAGTGTGCCCTGTGAAGCCGACTATCGATTCCGCATATGCAGCGTCAACAAGTACGGCAGGAGTGGCCATGTGGAGTTCCCCAGGGCAGCCCATCTGG tCCCAGTGGCAAAAATACAAACTCCGCTGCAAGACGCTCTGGTGCCAGAGGGCCAGGACGCCACCTTCTCCATTGAGCTCTCGGCCTCTGTGATCGGGACGTGGTTTCTGAACGGCAAACAGCTTCAGGAGGACGACCGCTTCACCATGCGCCGTTCCCGCACGCACCACTCCCTGCGCATCCGGGGAGTGCGGGACACGGACAACGGGGCCGAGATCACCTTTATCGCCTGCGGAGTTCGAGATTCGGCTGCACTATACATTCAAG CTCCTCTGGTGAAGTTCACACCCCTTTCGGAGATGGACAGGAATAAATTTGTTGAAGTCGGCAACCCCATCGTCCTGTACTGTGAGCTGTCTGACCCAGCAGTGCCAGTACACTGGTACAAGAATGGGGTGGAGCTCCACACAGTGGAAGGCCTTAATATCCAATCAGAGGGCAACATGAGGAGGATCGTCATCCAATCAGCCGAGTTTTCCCACTCTGGAGTGTACAGCTGTGATGCCATTGATGATGTGATTAGATTTAATGTGGAAGTTGAAG CTCCACCAGTGAGGTTCACAGCCCTTCCAGAGGTAGAGAAGAGCAAGTCCATTGAAGCAGGCTGCCCCATTGTACTGCACTGTGAGATCTCAGACCCCAATGCCCAGGTCAGCTGGTACAAGGACGGGACAAAGCTTTTCCCACAAACTGGAATAGAGATCCAATCAGAAGGCAGCGGAAGGACACTGGTTGTCCCATCAGCAGAGTTTTTCCACTCTGGGGTATACAGCTGCAAGACAAAGGGTGATGCTATCCAGTTCAAAGTGGACATCAAAG CTCCACCAGTGCGGTTCACAGCCCTTCCAGAGGTAGAGAAGAGCAAGTCCATTGAAGCAGGCTGCCCCATTGTACTGCACTGTGAGATCTCAGACCCCAATGCCCAGGTGTGCTGGCACAAAGAAGGGATACAGCTCCTCCCACAAACTGGAATAGACATCCAATCAGACGGCATCATGAAGACTCTGATTGTCAAATCAGCAAAGCTCTCTGATGCTGGAGTTTACTGTTGCACAACAACTGATGACACCATCCAGTTTAATGTTGAAGTGAAAG CTCCACCAGTGAGGTTCACAGCGCTTCCAGAGGTAGAGAAGAGCAAGTCCATTGAAGCAGGCTGCCCCATTGTACTGCACTGTGAGATCTCAGACCCCAATGCCCAGGTCAGCTGGTACAAGGACGGAATACAACTTTACCCAGAGACTGGATTAGACATCCAATCAGAGGGTGTAAGAAGGACACTGTTCATCCAATCAGCTGAGTTATCCCACGCAGGAGTATACAGCTGTAAGACAACAAATGATGCCATCCAGTTTAAAGTGGACATCAAAG CTGAGCTGTCCCACTCTGGGCTGTACAGTTGTGAGGTATCTGATGAcactatccagagcaacgtGGATGTCAAAG CTCCATCACTGAGGttctcagagggagagaagaacaCAGCCACTGAAGAGGTCTTCCCCGTTGCACTGAGCTCCGAGCTCTCTGACACCACCGCCAAGGTCACCTGCTACAAGGATGGAATAAAGTCCCTCCCACAAACTGGACCATACATCCAATCAGAAGGCACCACGAGGAGACTGCCTGTCCAATCAGCAGAGCCCCCTCAATTGAGACAGTACATCTGTGGTGCAGATGAAGATGCAATAGCATTTAAGGTGGATGTTGAAG CTCCATCGGAGAACTTCACTCTACTTCCCGAAGGTGACAAGGACAAATTCATTGAAGCAGGCTGCCCTGCTGTAGAGCCCTGTGAGCTGTCTGACCCCACTGCCGGGGTCAGCTGGCACAAGAATGGAACAAAGCTTCCACAAAATGGAATAGAGATCCAACCAGAAGGCACCACAAGGAGGCTCGCTCTCCAACCAGCAAATCTGTCTCGCGCAGGGTTGTATAGTTGTGAGACAATGGAAGATGCTAAGCAGTTTCATGCGGATGTCAAAG CTCCACCAGCGAGGTTCTCACCACTCCCTGAAGTTGAGAAGAAGCGGTCCACTGAAGCAGGCTGCCCCATTGTACTGCCCTGTGAGACCTCAGAGTCTACTGCCCAGGTCTGCTGGTACAAGGACGGGATAGAGATCCTCCCACAGACTAGCACAGACATCCAATCAGACGGCATCAAAGGGTCACTAGATGTCCAGCAGGCAGAGCTCTCTGACTCTGAAGTACACAGTGTTGAGACAAAGGATGATGACACCCAGTTTAATGTGGACACTGAAG CTCCATCAGTGCGGTTCAAAGAGCTTCCTGAAGATGAGAGGAACAAGTCCATTGAAGCAGGCTGCCCCATTGTACTGCACTGTGAGATCACAGACCCCAATGCCCAGGTCAGCTGGTACAAGGACGGGATAGAGATCGTTCCACAAACTGGAACAGAGATCCAATCAGATGGCCATGTGAGGGGACTGGTTGTCCAATCAGCAGAGCTTTCACACTCTGGTGTATACAGCTGCAGCATTGCTGATGAAGTCCTTATGTTCAAGGTGGATGTTCAAG CACCTCCTGTGACATTTGCCGAAATCCCAGAGGAGGAGGTCCACAAAAGCGTTGTGGAGCTGGACCCGCTTGTTCTCCGCTGTGAAGTGTCCAGGCCTGACGCCACAGCCCTGTGGTATAAGGATGGAGTTGAGATGCAGCCGAGCAGCAACATCACCATACAGGCCGACAGCTCTACGAGGAGGCTCATTATCCGATCCACCCAGCTGTCAGACTCCGGGACATACACATGCCGTGCGGGTGACAGCGCCTTGATGTTCAAGGTTAACGTACGCG AGCCTCCAGTGATGATTGTCTATCCCAAGGAGGACGTTCACCTCGATCGGCATGTCTCTGAGGAAATAGTGCTGAGCTGTGAGCTTTCACGGACAAATGGTACAGTGCATTGGTACAAGGATGGGCAAAAGCTGCAAGAAAGCCAGAACATCAAACTGAAATCAGAGGGCCCATACAGAAGGCTGAAGATTCTCCATGGTGGTATTGAAGATTCCGGTGAATATGTCTGTGATACAGCTGACGATTCAATATTCTTCCAGCTCAACATAACAG AACCACCTGTGCGCATAGTGTCTCCCAGCCAGTCCCAAATGGAGCTCTGCCAACAGACGTCAGAACGAATGGTACTGAGCTGCGAGATCTCCAGGCCCAATGCCACAGTGCGCTGGTACCGTGACGGACTTGAGGTAGAGGAGAATGACAATCTGATCCTGGAAGTGGACGGAGTCTACAGGAGACTTATTATCCCAGAGACCACTGTCCAAGATTCTGCTGAATATGTCTGCGACACTGCCGATGACTCTGTAACTTTCTTTGTGAATATCGCAG AACCCCCGGTGAGGTTTGTGCGTCCGAGAAAGATGGCTAGCTCTGTGGAGAGTTTTGTTGGGGGCCCTGTAGTGCTTGAGTGCGAGGTTTCACGCTCAAACGCGGAGGTGAGCTGGAAGAAGGACAGCGAGGAGATGGAAGAGAGCAGCAACGTCACCATCATTGAGGAGGGCATCTTTCGCCAGTTAAccatacactcatgcacactcgAGGATTCTGGCCAATACATCTGTGACGCCAAGGATGATGTAATGGACTTTCATGTCAAAGTCACTG AACCTCCAGTCAAAatcctgaggaaaaaagaactcAAGACAGAGCAGCAGTTCCTGGCATCTGATGATATTATCTTGGAGTGTGAGCTCTCCAGGGAGAATGGGATCGTTCAGTGGCGCAAAGACAGCCAGAAAATTGTAGAAGGCGAACACATCTGCATCGAGGAGGAAGGAGCTTTCCGTTCTTTGGTCATCCTCAATGCTGATCTCACAGATGCTGGAGAATACGTGTGTGATGCCAAAGACGACAACATTGTCTTTCATGTAACAGTCCAAG agcCTCCGGTGACTATCATAGGCAATTCTGAGAGCCCAGAAAACCACAGTCTACTAGTGGGGGATGACCTGATTTTGGCCTGTGAATTGTCCCGGCCAAATGCCACAGTGGAGTGGTACTGCAATGGGAAGCCGCTGAGTTCAGATCCTCGAGCCCATATTGACAGCTACGGCACAGTTAGGAAGCTTATCCTGAAAGGACTTCAGTCCTCAGACTCAGGGACGTACATATGCGACGCCATTGATGACAAAATGATCACCATGGTGAAAGTTCAAG AGCCTGCAGTCAAGTTTGTGAATAAACAGGAGGTAAACCTGATCACTGGCTACGAAAAGGAAAGCGTGACACTGTCTGTCACCGTTTCCCGGGAGAACGCAACGGTGCGGTGGATGAAAGATTGGATAGAGCTCACCGGTGAACGATTCCACACCAGAGTGGAGGGGAATACCCACTTTTTCACCATCGACCCACTGCAGAGGTCAGACAGTGGAGAGTACACCTGTGATGCCAACACTGATGAGATGCACTTCAGCCTCTTGGTTAAAG AAATGAGGGTGAAATTTGTGAGGCCGTTGGAGGACACGGTGGCCCACAAGGACAGCATGGTCACCCTGCGCTGTGAGCTCTGCAGGGCCAAGGGAGACGTGCTGTGGCTGAAGGACGGTGTGGAGATCTCTCCCGGCCGCCGGATAGCTATCAGAGCTGACGGCCCAGAACGCAGCCTCACCATCCACCGCTTAACGCCAGAGGACGCCGGCGAGTACGCCTGCGAATCCAAAGATGACAGGACAAGCGCCGTACTCAGAGTGGAAA TGCCGCGTATTGTGGAGTTCATTGCAGAGCTCCACAACACCACTGTGCTTGAAGGTGAAGACGCCACTTTCAAGTGCGTGGTGTCTCCAGAAGACGTGCAGCTGGTCTGGAAAATGGATGGAGAGCACATCTTTCCCAGTGAGAAGTTCAGGATGTCCAGTAACGGCCTGTGCCACATGCTCCACATCCTCAACTGTAACGTCACGGACACCTCCAAGGTGACCGCGGAGGCAGAGGGGGTGGTGTCCAAAGCCAACCTCCAGGTGCAAG AGGCACAGGTACTGTTCACCAAGAAGATGGAGTCAGTGGTGTCAGAGGAGTATGGGGAGGCCActctggaggtggaggtgagcCCGGAGTCTGGCGAGGTGCAGTGGATGAGGCAGGGCGTGGTCATCCAGCCGGGCCCAAAGTTCACCCTGAAGCAGAACGGCAGGAAGCGTAGCCTCACTGTGCACAACCTCACCCTCTCCGACCGGGGCACCTACCGCTGCGAAACGCTGCACGACCGAACCCAGGGCAAGCTCAGCGTGGAAC CGAGGAAAATCACGATACGCAGAGGACTGAACCCGATCGACACGTTTGAACGCGACACAGCGTCCTTCGAGGTGGAGCTGTCGCACAGCAACGTGGAGGGAGTCTGGCAGAAGGATGGAATACGCATCAAACCCAACAACCACTGGCGCACCAGCGCCAACGGCTGCGTGCACAGCCTCACCCTCTCCAACCTCACCCTCGAGGACACCAGCACCATCACCTTCTCCGCCGAGAGCGTGAAAACGTCTGCCAGGCTCACGGTCAGAG AGACTCCAGTGACAATCCTGAAGAAGCTGGAGGACCTGTATATCCCAGAAGGCACGACAGCATCTATTGAATGTGAGCTGTCGAGACAGAACGTAGATGTAAAGTGGCTAAAG AACGGGGTTGAGATGAAGCCAAGCAAGAACCACCGCATCTACTCCATGGGGAGAAAGCGCTTCGTCCAGATCCTGAAGTGTGACCTCAGTGATTCCGGAATCTACACGTGTGATGCAGGGGACATAAACACATACTGCTCTCTGGAGGTCTCCG AGCGGGAGGTGGAGATTGTGCAGGGGCTGGAGGACCTGGACATCCAGGAGGATCAGAACGCTGTGTTCATGTGCGAAGTGTCCCTGGAGGATGTGCCCGGAGAGTGGTTCAAGAATGGGGACAAAATACGGCCTACCAGCACCATCAAAATCCGGCAGGAAG GAACAAAGCACTTCCTTCTGATGTGCAACGTGAGGGCGGAGGACTCAGGAGAAATCAAGTTTGTGGCCAAACAGGCTGAATCCACAGCTTACCTGGAAGTGGAAG AGCTCCCCGTGTCCATAGTGAAGCCGCTGAGGGATAAGACGGCCCTGGAGAAGCACCGCGTCATCATGGAGTGCACTGTGTCCAACCCCAGGTGCAGCATCCGCTGGTACAAAGGCAGCAACGTCATCCTGCCCTCCGAGCGCTTCGAGATCTGCAGCGAGGGCTGCAACCGCAAGCTGGTcatccagcaggtggcgctggaGGACGAGGGCACCTACAGCGTGCAGGTTGGAGAGCACACATCATCGGCCAGGCTAATGGTAGAAG CCCAGCTGCTGCAGATGGTGCGGGAGCTGGTGGACGTGGAGGTGACCGAGCCTGAGGAGGCCTGCTTCGAGTGCGAGGTGTCCGTGCCCGTCAGCAAGGCCCCTGGCTGGAGTCTCAATGGAGAGACCCTGCAGCCCGGGCCCGACGTCCGAGTGGAAAACCTGGGCAGGGTCCACAGGCTCACCCTTAGAAACACCTCCGTGGACATGAGCGGCATTGTCAAATTTACCAGCGGAAAGGCCAAGAGCAGCGCTAGACTCAATGTGACAA GTAACTAG